A genomic window from Solanum stenotomum isolate F172 chromosome 10, ASM1918654v1, whole genome shotgun sequence includes:
- the LOC125842910 gene encoding uncharacterized protein LOC125842910, which yields MSKFLFGVFDLVKTEYRNAMLLGDMYISGLMTHAQQVEGDKLRELPKNNKKAITGNYEYSQQKSDDGNCSQFQQRSTSPAPSSASAPSSRFQLDQKGRALGCRSHRNASGNNNTAQSTAPVGHPTQQGTSSGTSGGQCQNKLYALQASQDHEDSPDIVTEYVAFLGHVLSSEGIRVDSKKLEATRLTTAPALSLPDGSDGYVIYYDASKVVC from the exons atgagtaagtttttGTTTGGGGTATTCGATCTGGTGAAGACTGAGTACAGGAATGCTATGCTTTTAGGGGATATGTATATCTCCGGACtaatgactcatgctcagcaggttgagggagataagcttagggaattGCCTAAGAATAATAAAAAGGCCATAACAGGAAACTATGAATACTCACAACAAAAGTCGGACGATGGGAATTGCTCACAGTTTCAGCAGAGGTCTACATccccagcaccttcatcagctagtgcccCATCCTCTAGGTTTCAATtggatcagaaaggtagggcattaGGCTGTAGGTCTCACAGGAATGCTTCAG GCAACAACAATACGGCTCAGTCTACAGCACCAGTAGGTCATCCAACGCAGCAAGGTACTTCATCTGGTACAAGTGGCGGTCAGTGCCAGAACaagttgtatgctcttcaggctaGCCAGGACCATGAAGATTCTCCTGATATAGttactg AGtatgttgctttccttggtcatgtgtTATCCAGTGAAGGGATTCGAGTGGATTCTAAGAAATTGGAGGCA actaggttgactacagctccggCCTTGTCTCTACCAGatggttcagacggttatgtgatttattatgATGCATCCAAGGTTGTGTGCtga